One Peromyscus leucopus breed LL Stock chromosome 4, UCI_PerLeu_2.1, whole genome shotgun sequence genomic region harbors:
- the LOC114709417 gene encoding LOW QUALITY PROTEIN: protein PET117 homolog, mitochondrial (The sequence of the model RefSeq protein was modified relative to this genomic sequence to represent the inferred CDS: inserted 1 base in 1 codon): protein MSRSSKAVLGLSVLLTAATVAGVHLKQRQDRQRLRDGVIRDIERQNQKKENIRLLGEQIILTXELEAEREKMLKKGSPNT from the exons ATGTCGAGGAGTTCGAAGGCGGTGCTGGGCCTCTCGGTGCTGCTGACGGCGGCCACGGTGGCCGGCGTGCATCTGAAGCAGCGGCAGGACCGGCAG AGGCTTCGTGACGGAGTGATCAGAGACATTGAGAggcaaaatcagaaaaaagaaaacattcgtCTTTTGGGAGAACAGATTATTTTGA aagaacttgaagcagaaagagagaagatgtTGAAAAAAGGATCTCCAAACACTTGA